From Pseudomonas sp. CCI4.2, one genomic window encodes:
- a CDS encoding SMP-30/gluconolactonase/LRE family protein: MDAELILDARNATGESPVWNSREQALYWVDIPARRLHRWAPENGQTHSWETAEMLACIASTPTGNWIAGMESGLFMLDASLDGKLNSTRLTDVNHAHPGMRFNDGRCDRQGRFWAGTMALDMATGSAAGALYRYVSGRREPLNPQLTGFMIPNGLAFSPDGKTMYLSDSHPSVQLIWAFDYDTQSGTPRNRRVFVDMNQHPGRPDGAAIDAEGCYWICANDAGLIHRFTPEGRLDRSIGVPVKKPTMCAFGGRELDTLFVTSIRPAGDLSEQPLAGGIFAVRPGVKGMAEPVFER; this comes from the coding sequence ATGGACGCTGAACTGATTCTCGACGCACGTAATGCCACTGGCGAAAGCCCAGTGTGGAACTCTCGGGAACAGGCGCTCTACTGGGTTGATATTCCTGCCCGGCGGCTACATCGCTGGGCCCCGGAAAACGGTCAGACGCACAGCTGGGAAACTGCCGAGATGCTCGCCTGCATCGCCTCCACTCCCACCGGCAACTGGATCGCGGGGATGGAGAGCGGCTTGTTCATGCTCGACGCCAGCCTTGATGGAAAACTGAACAGCACCCGACTGACAGACGTGAACCACGCGCACCCAGGCATGCGCTTCAACGATGGTCGTTGTGATCGTCAGGGGCGTTTCTGGGCAGGCACCATGGCGCTCGATATGGCAACGGGTTCGGCGGCGGGTGCGTTGTATCGTTACGTGTCCGGGCGGCGCGAACCTCTCAACCCCCAACTGACAGGTTTTATGATTCCCAATGGCCTGGCATTCAGTCCTGACGGCAAGACGATGTACCTCTCCGACTCCCACCCGTCAGTGCAACTGATCTGGGCCTTCGATTACGACACGCAAAGCGGCACCCCCCGCAACCGTCGCGTGTTCGTCGATATGAACCAACACCCTGGCCGCCCTGACGGTGCCGCAATCGACGCCGAAGGTTGCTATTGGATCTGCGCAAACGATGCCGGGCTGATTCACCGCTTTACACCCGAGGGCAGGCTGGATCGCTCCATCGGTGTGCCAGTGAAAAAGCCGACGATGTGTGCGTTTGGGGGGAGGGAGCTGGACACGCTGTTTGTTACTTCAATTCGCCCGGCTGGGGATTTGAGTGAGCAGCCGTTGGCGGGAGGTATTTTTGCTGTGCGGCCGGGGGTTAAAGGCATGGCGGAGCCTGTGTTCGAAAGGTAG
- a CDS encoding NAD(P)-dependent oxidoreductase yields MTTSTISARPPFNRLLLTGAAGELGKVLRKRLKPLTSVLRLSDIVDIAPAVDESEEIRYCDLADKKAVDELVQGVDAILHFGGVSTERSFEDILGANICGVFHIYEAARRHGVKRVIFASSNHVIGFYPQGQGLDAHSLRRPDSYYGLSKSYGEDMASFYFDRYGIETVSIRIGSSFVEPQNRRMLSTWLSYNDLTQLLERALYAPDVGHTVVYGVSNNQTTWWDNRYAAHLGFNAQDNSEAFRSQVEAQPLPAASDPIMLYQGGAFVALGPFGDD; encoded by the coding sequence ATGACGACTTCAACGATCAGTGCGCGCCCACCTTTCAATCGTCTTCTGCTAACAGGTGCCGCCGGTGAGCTAGGCAAAGTACTTCGCAAGCGCCTGAAGCCTTTGACCAGCGTTTTGCGTCTCTCCGACATTGTTGACATTGCGCCAGCGGTGGATGAAAGCGAGGAAATCCGTTATTGCGATCTTGCTGACAAGAAAGCCGTTGATGAATTGGTTCAGGGGGTCGATGCGATTCTGCATTTTGGCGGTGTCTCGACCGAACGGTCTTTTGAGGACATCCTGGGCGCCAATATTTGTGGGGTCTTCCACATCTATGAAGCGGCCCGTCGGCATGGGGTTAAGCGAGTCATCTTTGCCAGTTCCAATCACGTCATCGGCTTCTACCCGCAGGGGCAGGGTCTGGACGCCCATTCCTTGCGCCGTCCGGACAGTTATTACGGTTTGTCCAAGTCTTATGGCGAGGACATGGCCAGCTTTTATTTCGATCGCTACGGCATAGAGACCGTGAGCATTCGCATCGGCTCTTCTTTCGTAGAACCGCAAAACCGCAGGATGCTGAGCACCTGGTTGAGCTATAACGATCTGACTCAATTATTGGAACGTGCCTTGTACGCACCGGATGTCGGCCACACGGTGGTCTACGGCGTTTCCAACAATCAAACCACGTGGTGGGATAACCGTTACGCCGCGCACCTGGGCTTTAACGCTCAAGACAATTCCGAAGCGTTCCGTAGTCAGGTCGAAGCACAACCCTTACCGGCTGCAAGCGACCCCATCATGCTTTACCAGGGCGGCGCCTTTGTTGCACTTGGCCCCTTCGGCGACGATTAA
- a CDS encoding MFS transporter, whose protein sequence is MKIKGIRWWMVGLVTAGLIVNYLARNTLSVAAPTLMNELSISTEQYSHIVVAWQLAYAFMQPVAGYILDAIGTKMGFAVFAIAWSAACAAAAFATGWQSLAFVRALLGLTEAAGIPAGVKTTTEWFPAKERSVAIGWFNIGSSIGALLAPPLVVWAILQSGWQLAFLMVGGLGLVWSAVWLLLYKHPRDQQRLSDTERDYILAGQESHFKDATSKKGNWKTIIRSRNFYAIASARILSEPAWQTFNAWIPLYLMTERHMNIKEVAMFAWLPFLAADLGCVLGGYLSPLFHRYCNVSLFTSRKMVLLFGCSCMIGPACIGLVDSAYAAIALLCVGGFAHQTLSGALYSITSDSFGKNEVATATGMGGMFGYLGAAAFTAVFGVLVTQIGYSPLFVVLAIFDIVAAIIVWAVAREITAGPGVQNHDVTGSNQGSALPSA, encoded by the coding sequence ATGAAAATCAAAGGCATCCGCTGGTGGATGGTCGGCCTCGTGACGGCTGGTTTGATTGTCAATTATCTGGCCCGGAACACCCTGTCGGTCGCGGCTCCAACGCTGATGAACGAGCTAAGTATCTCGACCGAGCAGTACTCGCACATCGTCGTCGCCTGGCAACTGGCCTACGCATTTATGCAGCCAGTGGCTGGCTACATCCTTGATGCCATCGGTACCAAGATGGGTTTCGCAGTGTTTGCCATTGCCTGGTCGGCAGCCTGTGCCGCAGCTGCATTCGCTACGGGCTGGCAGAGCCTGGCATTCGTTCGCGCCTTGCTTGGGCTCACCGAGGCCGCGGGCATACCCGCCGGGGTCAAGACCACCACCGAATGGTTTCCAGCCAAGGAGCGTTCGGTCGCTATCGGTTGGTTCAATATTGGATCCTCGATTGGTGCGCTGCTCGCGCCGCCATTGGTGGTATGGGCCATTCTGCAAAGCGGCTGGCAACTGGCATTTCTGATGGTTGGTGGGTTGGGGCTGGTCTGGAGTGCCGTCTGGCTGCTGCTGTACAAGCATCCGCGTGATCAACAACGATTGAGCGATACCGAACGTGATTACATCTTGGCCGGGCAGGAATCCCACTTTAAAGATGCCACGTCGAAAAAAGGGAACTGGAAGACGATCATTCGCAGCCGTAACTTTTATGCGATCGCCTCAGCACGCATTCTGTCGGAGCCAGCCTGGCAGACATTCAATGCCTGGATTCCCCTGTACCTGATGACCGAACGGCACATGAACATCAAGGAAGTTGCCATGTTTGCCTGGCTACCCTTTCTGGCCGCAGACCTTGGCTGTGTGCTGGGTGGTTACCTGAGCCCACTGTTTCATCGTTACTGCAACGTATCGCTGTTTACGTCACGGAAGATGGTTTTGCTGTTCGGCTGTTCTTGCATGATCGGACCGGCCTGTATTGGGTTGGTGGACAGTGCCTACGCCGCGATTGCTCTACTGTGTGTAGGCGGTTTTGCCCATCAGACGCTTTCGGGCGCGCTGTACTCAATTACTTCAGACTCATTCGGTAAAAACGAAGTGGCGACGGCTACCGGCATGGGCGGCATGTTTGGGTACTTGGGGGCTGCTGCATTCACGGCGGTATTCGGTGTTCTGGTGACACAGATCGGCTACAGCCCTTTGTTCGTGGTGTTGGCGATTTTTGACATTGTCGCTGCCATTATCGTTTGGGCAGTTGCTCGAGAAATCACTGCTGGACCCGGGGTTCAGAACCATGATGTGACGGGTTCCAATCAAGGCTCCGCTTTACCTTCGGCGTAA
- a CDS encoding OprD family outer membrane porin: MNKQKLAAAIALAALSLHVQADDAAKPQGFLEDSKLSLSSRTYYYENDDHSANGINQRETVETLKLDYKSGFTQGLIGVGVDAQLIYGLHLDGGPGHHPGTGNSFWPSDSDNSAQDDVARGDANVKFRVSKTELHVGGALFPQMPIMMATDSRTMPQNFDGGMITSREIDNLTLNAGQLEHSTGRASTNSTSLSVAGATEGSNQFRYAGADYKVTKDLTVQYYRANLQDFYTQNFFGLIHVLPLGDDQSFKTDLRYFSSSSDGKNSSGTAGYAFNNNGGYAKHANEVDNVTWSTMFTYQLGGSKFMLGYQSVSDDGGFVMLNQGNVTNNGKSLATNGSNSEDNGGTSFYLYTNSVIGSFIRAGEDTSFGQYTYDFARVGVPGLSAFVSYLRGDNIKDKTLNGVNHTEWERDAGVDYVFQSGYLKGFGTTLRTGSYHAGGTGVANQDQTRLIFNYTYNFL; the protein is encoded by the coding sequence TTGAACAAGCAAAAACTCGCAGCAGCTATTGCACTGGCCGCACTGTCGCTACACGTTCAAGCAGATGATGCTGCGAAGCCACAAGGGTTTCTGGAAGACAGCAAACTTTCCCTCAGTTCACGTACCTATTATTACGAGAACGATGATCACTCCGCTAATGGGATCAACCAGCGCGAAACTGTTGAAACTCTCAAGCTCGACTATAAATCCGGCTTTACCCAAGGGCTAATCGGGGTCGGGGTCGATGCTCAACTGATCTACGGTCTGCACCTTGATGGCGGCCCAGGTCACCACCCAGGCACAGGTAACTCATTCTGGCCAAGTGACAGCGACAACTCGGCTCAGGACGACGTGGCCCGAGGGGACGCAAACGTCAAATTCCGCGTGTCCAAAACTGAATTACACGTGGGTGGCGCTCTGTTTCCTCAGATGCCAATCATGATGGCGACCGACAGCCGCACGATGCCGCAGAACTTCGACGGCGGCATGATTACCTCCAGAGAAATCGACAACCTGACGCTGAACGCGGGTCAACTGGAACACTCCACTGGCCGTGCATCGACCAACAGCACCTCGCTGTCAGTTGCAGGCGCAACCGAAGGCAGCAACCAATTCCGTTACGCGGGTGCCGACTACAAAGTCACCAAAGACCTGACCGTGCAGTATTACCGCGCGAACCTGCAAGACTTTTATACCCAGAACTTCTTTGGCTTGATCCACGTATTGCCACTGGGTGACGACCAGTCCTTCAAGACTGATTTGCGCTACTTTAGCAGCAGCTCTGACGGCAAAAACAGCAGCGGCACGGCCGGTTACGCGTTCAACAACAACGGTGGTTATGCCAAGCACGCCAATGAAGTTGATAACGTCACCTGGAGCACCATGTTTACTTACCAGTTGGGCGGCAGCAAATTTATGCTTGGCTATCAGAGCGTCAGCGATGACGGCGGCTTCGTAATGCTGAACCAAGGTAACGTCACCAACAACGGCAAGTCTTTGGCAACTAACGGTTCCAACAGCGAAGACAACGGCGGTACCAGCTTCTACCTATACACCAACTCAGTGATCGGCAGTTTCATTCGAGCAGGTGAAGACACTTCGTTCGGTCAATACACGTACGACTTCGCACGGGTCGGCGTCCCTGGGTTGAGCGCTTTTGTTAGCTATTTGCGTGGCGATAACATTAAAGATAAGACACTTAACGGTGTGAATCACACAGAATGGGAACGCGACGCAGGTGTGGACTACGTGTTTCAGAGTGGCTACCTGAAGGGCTTCGGTACGACGCTGCGTACGGGTAGCTACCACGCAGGCGGCACAGGGGTCGCGAACCAAGACCAGACTCGCCTGATTTTCAACTACACCTACAACTTCCTGTAA